The Brevinematales bacterium genome window below encodes:
- a CDS encoding DUF4197 domain-containing protein gives MEKPKKAPVKKPSAQSKKNSHTEVKEPAKKKPDNPIRSIIKSALLFLAESGGYLKNKSVTIGLPPELAGWADTLRAIGFGRQIDEMMESVNRAATGAVDEAMDTIIDAMSEISIEDMGKLLFGPEDAGAKYLESKTRKKLSKQFAPIIKKTMNEIGIMKLFDKLVAAYNAIPLMPNIKFDLQAYANERALDGIYVMIAEEERKIRRDPFALMSKLMGGKS, from the coding sequence ATGGAAAAACCTAAGAAAGCGCCTGTTAAAAAACCGTCCGCTCAATCGAAAAAAAACTCCCATACAGAGGTGAAGGAACCTGCGAAAAAGAAGCCCGACAACCCCATCAGGAGTATCATAAAAAGCGCGCTCCTATTCCTCGCGGAGAGCGGGGGCTACCTCAAGAATAAGTCGGTCACTATCGGGCTTCCCCCTGAACTCGCGGGCTGGGCCGACACGTTACGCGCGATCGGGTTCGGCAGGCAGATCGACGAGATGATGGAATCGGTGAACCGCGCCGCGACCGGGGCGGTGGACGAGGCGATGGATACGATCATCGACGCGATGAGCGAAATATCAATCGAGGATATGGGGAAGCTCCTGTTCGGGCCGGAGGACGCCGGCGCGAAATATCTCGAGAGCAAGACGCGGAAGAAGCTGTCCAAACAATTCGCGCCCATCATAAAAAAGACGATGAACGAGATCGGCATTATGAAGCTCTTCGATAAGCTGGTCGCGGCCTATAACGCTATCCCGCTCATGCCCAATATCAAGTTCGACCTTCAGGCATACGCCAACGAGCGCGCGCTCGACGGAATCTATGTCATGATCGCGGAGGAGGAACGCAAAATCCGCCGCGATCCGTTCGCATTGATGAGCAAGCTGATGGGCGGCAAAAGCTAA
- a CDS encoding DUF4197 domain-containing protein, translating into MKKYSMIMVLFILASCQQAGNLTSLVKPADKPAQLDEKTIIAGLKEALQVGIKNAVAFASKSDGYLKNAKITIPLPAQLKDWADKLRSIGLGSQVDEFITSMNRAAEKASAKAVDIFLEAISKMTVEDANNILKGADNAATKFFEKVTRKALYGVFAPVIKQAMDDVGITKLYKTLIDKYNSIPLVQKVSFDLPDYVNNKALDGLFFMLAQEEAKIRKDPAARVTDLLKQVFGVK; encoded by the coding sequence ATGAAAAAGTATAGTATGATCATGGTATTATTTATCCTGGCATCGTGCCAGCAGGCGGGAAATCTGACGTCGCTCGTGAAGCCCGCGGACAAGCCCGCGCAGCTCGACGAGAAGACGATTATCGCCGGGCTCAAGGAAGCGCTGCAGGTCGGTATCAAGAACGCGGTCGCGTTCGCGTCCAAATCCGACGGCTACCTGAAGAACGCGAAGATCACGATCCCCCTGCCCGCGCAGCTCAAGGACTGGGCGGATAAGCTCCGTTCGATAGGCCTCGGCTCGCAGGTCGACGAGTTTATCACATCGATGAACCGCGCCGCCGAGAAGGCGTCCGCCAAGGCGGTGGATATATTCCTCGAAGCGATCTCCAAGATGACGGTCGAGGACGCGAACAATATCCTCAAGGGCGCGGATAACGCGGCGACCAAGTTCTTCGAGAAGGTCACCCGCAAGGCGCTCTACGGCGTGTTCGCCCCGGTCATCAAGCAGGCGATGGACGATGTGGGTATCACCAAGCTCTACAAAACGCTGATCGACAAGTACAACTCCATCCCGCTCGTGCAGAAGGTCAGTTTCGACCTGCCGGACTATGTGAACAATAAGGCGCTCGACGGGCTATTCTTTATGCTCGCGCAGGAAGAGGCGAAGATACGGAAAGACCCCGCCGCGCGTGTGACCGACCTGCTGAAGCAGGTATTCGGTGTGAAATAG